A stretch of Deltaproteobacteria bacterium DNA encodes these proteins:
- a CDS encoding PEGA domain-containing protein, giving the protein MKKPIPFGKYYLLERINVGGMAEVFRAKAYGVEGFERLVAVKRILPNIAEDREFITMFVDEAKIAVQLNHANIAQIFDLGVVDGSYYIALEHVHGRDLRAIFDRCRQANEPMPIAQACFIIMKVCEGLDYAHNKRDQSGRELHLVHRDVSPQNILVSFEGEVKLIDFGIAKAAGKGSKTQAGILKGKFGYMSPEQVRGLPIDRRSDIFSCGIVLYELLTGERLFVGESDFSTLEKVRNVEILPPSTYNRKIPDELERIVLKALAKDVDDRYQNAIDLHDELQAFVYTAGEFYSRKDLAAWMKRTFAKEIEEETAKLERFRQIAPPPPATAARGGRRATLAMSAAAPAKPPPPPTNGRSARPADANLEWDDDELETQIYDTPSEGAPAAPAAAAPPRKPAAPTLLGAGALTAPAPAEEPDLSSLVRSSSAWEAQSAPAPDASSRLPAQPAPRANGSNTTPSPFGGEEAAPAAPAAEEPSAVVRLLQQSQQLAAAPAPVVDPDAIPPAAPARSRAGLYVAVGAALVALIAGGIGLGVYLHGRDDGATPAGAAAASPPAAPAASDTAAAGVQPPAPVVAAPDPATGFDIIVDPVGARIKFDGQDYGPAPRRIRNVVPGPHVIEIEAPGFFAKREDVVARPGQADVLRIALDPIDIVGRFTSEPPGATVTLVSEGRRIALGPAPAEAKLDPRKKYEVIFKKRGYVTVSKPVPITGDAQVVVAVVLERADGVVATGPRGRRDDRGAAGEADRPPRGSDRLLDTPPNAAGGGSRGGATPPKRDATQQPAPDRDEPKDERPQGWATLLLGSKPPCKIYIDGKDTGKMTPQRGLKVRAGAHKITLVNNEFKIKKTIRVNLEPGETKRIIEDFSDRLK; this is encoded by the coding sequence GTGAAGAAGCCCATTCCGTTCGGCAAGTACTACTTGCTGGAGCGCATCAACGTAGGGGGCATGGCCGAAGTGTTCCGGGCCAAGGCCTACGGCGTGGAGGGGTTCGAGCGCCTCGTCGCGGTCAAGCGGATTCTGCCGAACATCGCCGAAGACCGCGAGTTCATCACGATGTTCGTGGACGAGGCCAAGATCGCGGTCCAGCTCAACCACGCCAACATCGCGCAGATTTTCGATCTGGGTGTGGTGGACGGCTCGTACTACATCGCCCTCGAGCATGTCCACGGCCGCGACCTGCGGGCGATCTTCGACCGGTGCCGGCAGGCGAACGAGCCGATGCCAATCGCGCAGGCCTGTTTCATCATCATGAAGGTCTGCGAGGGGCTCGATTACGCGCACAACAAGCGCGATCAGAGCGGTCGCGAGCTGCACCTGGTGCACCGCGACGTGAGCCCGCAGAACATCCTCGTGTCGTTCGAGGGCGAGGTCAAGCTCATCGATTTCGGCATCGCGAAGGCGGCGGGCAAGGGCTCCAAGACCCAGGCGGGCATCCTGAAGGGCAAGTTCGGCTACATGTCGCCCGAGCAGGTGCGCGGGCTGCCGATCGACCGGCGGTCCGACATCTTTTCGTGTGGCATCGTGCTGTACGAGCTGCTCACCGGCGAGCGGCTGTTCGTCGGGGAGAGCGACTTTTCGACGCTCGAGAAGGTGCGCAACGTCGAGATCCTGCCCCCGAGCACGTACAACCGGAAGATTCCGGACGAGCTCGAGCGGATCGTGCTCAAGGCGTTGGCGAAGGACGTCGACGACCGGTATCAGAACGCGATCGACCTGCACGACGAGCTGCAGGCATTCGTCTACACGGCGGGCGAGTTCTACTCGCGCAAGGACCTGGCCGCGTGGATGAAGCGGACGTTCGCCAAGGAGATCGAGGAGGAGACGGCCAAGCTCGAGCGGTTCCGGCAGATCGCGCCGCCTCCGCCCGCGACGGCCGCGCGCGGGGGTCGCCGCGCGACGCTCGCGATGTCCGCCGCCGCGCCGGCGAAACCGCCGCCGCCTCCGACCAACGGCCGAAGCGCACGCCCGGCGGACGCCAACCTGGAGTGGGACGACGACGAACTCGAGACGCAGATCTATGACACGCCGTCCGAGGGCGCTCCGGCGGCACCGGCGGCCGCGGCCCCGCCTCGGAAACCCGCGGCGCCGACGTTGCTGGGCGCCGGCGCGCTGACCGCGCCCGCCCCGGCCGAGGAGCCGGATCTGTCGTCGCTGGTGCGCAGTTCGAGCGCGTGGGAGGCGCAGTCGGCGCCCGCCCCCGATGCGTCGTCGCGGCTCCCGGCGCAGCCGGCGCCGCGCGCCAACGGGTCGAACACGACGCCGTCGCCCTTTGGCGGCGAGGAGGCCGCGCCGGCGGCGCCGGCGGCCGAGGAGCCGTCGGCGGTGGTGCGCCTGCTCCAGCAGTCGCAACAACTCGCTGCGGCGCCCGCGCCGGTGGTCGATCCCGACGCGATCCCGCCGGCGGCACCGGCTCGCTCGCGCGCCGGGCTCTACGTCGCGGTCGGCGCCGCGCTGGTCGCATTGATCGCCGGCGGCATCGGGCTCGGGGTGTACCTCCACGGGCGCGACGACGGCGCGACCCCGGCTGGCGCCGCCGCGGCGTCCCCGCCGGCCGCGCCCGCCGCATCCGACACGGCCGCGGCGGGCGTGCAGCCGCCGGCTCCGGTCGTCGCGGCGCCCGACCCGGCCACCGGGTTCGACATCATCGTGGATCCAGTCGGCGCGCGCATCAAGTTCGATGGTCAAGATTACGGGCCGGCGCCGCGACGGATCCGCAACGTCGTGCCCGGACCGCACGTCATCGAGATCGAGGCGCCCGGCTTCTTCGCCAAACGCGAGGACGTGGTCGCGCGGCCGGGCCAGGCCGACGTGTTGCGCATCGCGCTCGATCCGATCGACATCGTCGGCCGGTTCACGAGCGAGCCACCCGGCGCGACGGTGACGCTCGTGTCCGAGGGGAGGCGCATCGCACTCGGCCCGGCCCCGGCGGAAGCGAAGCTCGACCCCCGCAAGAAGTACGAGGTCATTTTCAAGAAGCGCGGCTACGTCACGGTGTCCAAGCCGGTGCCGATCACCGGCGATGCGCAGGTCGTCGTCGCCGTCGTGCTCGAGCGCGCCGACGGGGTGGTCGCGACCGGGCCGCGCGGCCGGCGGGACGACCGCGGCGCCGCCGGCGAGGCGGACCGCCCGCCGCGTGGGTCGGACCGCCTGCTCGACACGCCGCCGAATGCGGCCGGGGGCGGATCGCGCGGCGGTGCGACGCCGCCCAAGCGCGATGCGACCCAGCAGCCCGCGCCGGACCGGGACGAGCCGAAGGACGAGCGGCCGCAGGGCTGGGCGACGCTCCTGCTCGGGTCGAAGCCGCCGTGCAAGATCTACATCGATGGCAAGGACACCGGCAAGATGACGCCGCAGCGCGGACTGAAGGTGCGTGCGGGCGCGCACAAGATCACGCTCGTCAACAACGAGTTCAAGATCAAAAAGACAATCCGCGTCAACTTGGAGCCCGGTGAGACCAAGCGGATCATCGAGGACTTCAGCGATCGGCTCAAATAG
- a CDS encoding peptidylprolyl isomerase, whose translation MAKFVHFETDRGEIVAELFEAEAPGTVANFVGLVTGEKEWTDPKTGKPVRRPFYDGLTFHRVIANFMIQGGCPVGNGTGGPGYTIPCETGNGKKHLRGSLSMAHRGPNTGGSQFFICHAPQPHLDGKHTVFGQVVEGIEVVDAIRGGDRMNRVWIEER comes from the coding sequence ATGGCCAAATTCGTGCATTTCGAGACCGACCGGGGTGAGATCGTCGCCGAGCTGTTCGAGGCGGAGGCGCCCGGCACCGTCGCCAACTTCGTCGGGCTCGTGACCGGCGAAAAGGAGTGGACGGACCCCAAGACGGGCAAGCCGGTGCGCCGCCCGTTCTACGACGGCCTCACGTTCCACCGCGTGATCGCCAACTTCATGATCCAGGGTGGGTGTCCAGTCGGAAACGGCACGGGCGGCCCGGGCTACACCATCCCCTGCGAAACCGGCAACGGCAAAAAGCACCTGCGCGGGTCGTTGTCGATGGCGCACCGCGGACCCAACACGGGCGGGTCGCAGTTCTTCATCTGCCACGCGCCGCAGCCGCACCTCGACGGCAAACACACGGTGTTCGGCCAGGTCGTCGAAGGTATCGAGGTCGTCGACGCGATCCGCGGCGGGGACCGGATGAACCGCGTCTGGATCGAAGAGCGGTAG
- a CDS encoding glycosyltransferase family 2 protein: MVRRRQPARRGGRPACAHRAGGSRRAHRRRARRARVGGGTGGGRRRRDPRRACPTHGACPVSRSVSCTVLCYNEEATLEQAVTDVRDALAGFGDRDFEILVVDDGSTDGSVAIARQLERRWPEVRLIRHPHNLGPGSAILTGIRNSRNDVICFHAADQQLRFAEVASFIPLLDDADLVIASRRGRPGYTRMRLLSSVVYIKLVHALFGLRDYDDFNFLYLYRRELFDDMPIESDGVFLCTEIFVRAVERGARVVHVEADCLPRRAGVSAVYRSGVIAKTVREMARFWWRHRVLGR, translated from the coding sequence GTGGTACGTCGGCGACAGCCCGCGCGACGCGGCGGCCGCCCGGCGTGCGCGCACCGAGCTGGCGGGAGTCGACGTGCGCATCGCCGGCGTGCTCGGAGGGCGCGGGTCGGCGGCGGAACTGGCGGCGGCCGGCGCCGACGCGATCCTCGACGAGCTTGCCCAACTCATGGAGCGTGCCCTGTGAGCCGATCGGTGAGCTGCACGGTCCTTTGCTACAACGAGGAGGCGACGCTCGAGCAGGCGGTGACCGACGTGCGCGATGCGCTCGCCGGCTTCGGCGACCGCGACTTTGAGATCCTGGTGGTCGACGACGGGTCGACCGACGGCTCGGTGGCGATCGCCCGGCAGCTCGAACGGCGGTGGCCCGAGGTGCGCTTGATCCGCCATCCGCACAACCTCGGTCCCGGCAGCGCGATCCTCACCGGCATTCGCAACAGCCGCAACGACGTGATCTGCTTTCACGCCGCCGACCAGCAGCTTCGGTTCGCCGAGGTCGCCTCGTTCATCCCGCTGCTCGACGACGCCGATCTCGTCATCGCGAGCCGCCGCGGGCGGCCCGGCTACACGCGCATGCGGCTGCTGTCGTCGGTGGTCTACATCAAGCTGGTCCACGCGCTGTTCGGCCTGCGCGACTATGACGACTTCAATTTCCTGTACCTGTACCGCCGCGAGCTGTTCGACGACATGCCGATCGAGTCCGACGGCGTGTTTCTGTGCACGGAGATCTTCGTGCGGGCGGTCGAGCGCGGCGCCCGCGTCGTCCACGTCGAGGCCGACTGCCTACCGCGGCGGGCCGGCGTCAGTGCGGTGTACCGCTCCGGCGTCATCGCCAAGACCGTCCGCGAGATGGCCCGGTTCTGGTGGCGTCATCGCGTCCTCGGCCGTTGA
- a CDS encoding class I SAM-dependent methyltransferase encodes MDNRSYYDDFAAWYERERGRGYHQMLDDLEIELVERYGRGKRVLEVGCGTGLLLARAAQFADTAVGVDLSAGMLARARDRGLRVAQGSATELPYPDASFDVVYSVKVLAHVEAIREALAEMARVTAPGGVILAEFYNPLSLRGLVKKIKPASRVSETTTDEAVYTRYDTPAAIRRLLPDGVTWETTRGVRIVTPVAAVHKIPLVGRAVRAAEQRLADVPGVRAFGGFLIAVLRRQG; translated from the coding sequence ATGGACAACCGCTCCTACTACGACGACTTCGCTGCCTGGTACGAGCGCGAGCGCGGGCGCGGGTACCACCAGATGCTCGACGACCTCGAGATCGAGCTGGTCGAGCGCTACGGCCGCGGCAAGCGCGTCCTCGAGGTGGGCTGCGGCACCGGCCTGTTGCTCGCGCGCGCCGCGCAGTTCGCCGACACCGCCGTCGGCGTGGACCTGTCGGCGGGCATGCTCGCCCGCGCGCGCGACCGCGGGTTGCGCGTCGCGCAAGGGTCGGCGACCGAGCTACCGTACCCGGACGCCTCGTTCGACGTCGTCTACAGCGTCAAGGTGCTCGCCCACGTCGAGGCGATCCGCGAGGCGCTCGCCGAGATGGCGCGGGTCACGGCGCCGGGCGGCGTCATCCTCGCCGAGTTCTACAATCCGCTGTCGCTGCGGGGTTTGGTCAAGAAGATCAAGCCGGCGAGCCGCGTGTCCGAGACGACCACCGACGAGGCGGTCTACACCCGCTACGACACCCCGGCGGCGATCCGCCGCCTGCTGCCGGACGGGGTCACGTGGGAGACGACCCGCGGCGTCCGCATCGTCACGCCGGTGGCCGCGGTCCACAAGATTCCGCTCGTCGGCCGCGCCGTGCGCGCCGCCGAGCAGCGGCTCGCCGACGTGCCCGGCGTGCGCGCGTTCGGCGGCTTCCTCATCGCCGTGTTGCGCCGGCAAGGCTGA
- a CDS encoding SPFH domain-containing protein encodes MGIFDFVKGGVKELAIARPDAYKDHIVYKHPDKTIPMKAQLTVEPDEICLFFRDGEFVGQFTAGRHTLDSGNIPFLGRLIDKFTGGDVFIAEVYFVTTREITDNKFGGRIGKVRDPQSGLAVEIMVHGTFSVKVIDPPKLVIGLVGLQRTDGNAFLSWFKEQILKTIRDDIAELIVKKKWPLLDVTSGAYTEEIEQEVVAGVRTHVEPYGLEVIRMGNFHVGMSDADEARLTKFYENAAYINMTGGMQGYQQFAQANMMMNAGEGMAKGGGGSGGGLEGAGLGLGFAMANQMMNPQAQNQPAPQPNTPPSQMNTVQCGKCNAQVAPGKFCSECGAPLQAAGPKFCSNCGKPVSGKFCGECGTPAPA; translated from the coding sequence ATGGGCATTTTCGACTTCGTCAAGGGGGGCGTGAAGGAGCTGGCGATCGCGCGTCCCGACGCCTACAAGGACCACATCGTCTACAAGCACCCGGACAAGACGATCCCGATGAAGGCGCAGCTCACCGTCGAACCGGACGAGATCTGCCTGTTCTTCCGCGACGGGGAATTCGTCGGGCAGTTCACCGCCGGGCGCCACACCCTCGACTCGGGCAACATCCCGTTCCTCGGCCGGCTCATCGACAAGTTCACCGGCGGCGACGTGTTCATCGCCGAGGTCTACTTCGTCACCACCCGCGAGATCACCGACAACAAGTTCGGCGGCCGGATCGGCAAGGTGCGCGACCCGCAGTCGGGCCTCGCGGTCGAGATCATGGTCCACGGGACCTTCTCGGTGAAGGTCATCGATCCACCGAAGCTCGTCATCGGCCTCGTCGGCCTCCAGCGCACCGACGGCAATGCGTTCCTGAGCTGGTTCAAAGAACAGATCCTCAAGACGATCCGCGACGACATCGCCGAGTTGATCGTCAAGAAGAAATGGCCGCTGCTCGACGTGACGTCCGGCGCCTACACGGAGGAGATCGAGCAAGAGGTCGTCGCCGGCGTGCGGACGCACGTGGAGCCCTACGGACTCGAAGTGATCCGCATGGGCAACTTCCACGTCGGCATGAGCGACGCGGACGAGGCGCGCCTCACCAAGTTCTACGAAAACGCCGCGTACATCAACATGACCGGCGGGATGCAGGGCTACCAGCAGTTCGCCCAGGCCAACATGATGATGAACGCCGGCGAGGGAATGGCCAAAGGCGGCGGGGGCAGCGGCGGCGGGCTCGAGGGGGCCGGGCTCGGGCTCGGCTTCGCGATGGCCAACCAGATGATGAACCCGCAGGCGCAAAACCAGCCAGCTCCGCAGCCGAACACGCCGCCGTCGCAGATGAACACCGTGCAGTGCGGCAAGTGCAACGCACAGGTCGCGCCCGGCAAGTTCTGCTCCGAGTGCGGCGCGCCGCTGCAGGCCGCCGGCCCCAAGTTCTGCAGCAACTGCGGCAAGCCGGTGTCGGGCAAGTTCTGCGGCGAGTGCGGCACCCCCGCGCCGGCGTAG
- a CDS encoding HAD family hydrolase, whose protein sequence is MAPAAVVVRCDLPDPAGAGPRPLRRRARPRVRARRRARDRADASGRGARGRRAARCGGARRRGDRAAAHRRDRGRRRQGRDAAQACCRGRAGARYAAVARAGRRRSRVRAVRAARVGARHRRARTGDRRRGAAVSRPGRGARVGRPPSRLGADGRQRVSTGRQPDVDGGVPARRAAGERRARAARVRVASRRAVGNHRGAGRESHHRAGGRGAHRRSGGARDRRGAARRLLRRHEGGRRRDSAGHRDQRGSVRHDRTLLYRGRLQLPVAAGAYRARASRRAGRERGRTRPVLGAHARLRAGARARRCRVRRLRGAAVIPRAVVFDLDGTLVDLDVDMAAARSRLRALFAPLGFDAPFRPVLAHIEEAAAVAGGGADRAAWRARALAILDDAECAGAPRAVARPGARQVVAELQRRGWPLGIVTDNGRACVGPALAAAGLDAGGFAAVVTRDDVARPKPDPAGVIAAARAVVPAGGVLWYVGDSPRDAAAARRARTELAGVDVRIAGVLGGRGSAAELAAAGADAILDELAQLMERAL, encoded by the coding sequence CTGGCACCTGCCGCTGTCGTTGTGCGATGCGACCTACCTGATCCCGCCGGCGCGGGACCGCGACCGCTACGCCGACGCGCTCGCCCGCGTGTGCGCGCGCGACGACGTGCGCGCGATCGTGCCGACGCATCCGGTCGAGGTGCGCGCGGTCGCCGAGCTGCGCGATGCGGGGGCGCTCGGCGACGTGGCGACCGCGCTGCCGCGCACCGGCGTGATCGCGGCCGCCGACGACAAGGTCGCGACGCAGCGCAGGCTTGCTGCCGCGGGCGTGCCGGTGCCCGATACGCTGCTGTTGCGCGAGCCGGCCGACGTCGATCGCGCGTTCGAGCGGTTCGCGCCGCCCGTGTGGGTGCGCGGCACCGGCGCGCCAGGACTGGGGATCGGCGGCGCGGCGCTGCCGTGTCGCGACCGGGGCGTGGCGCGCGCGTGGGTCGACCACCATCGAGGCTGGGGGCAGATGGCCGCCAGCGAGTATCTACCGGGCGCCAACCTGACGTGGATGGCGGTGTTCCGGCGCGGCGTGCGGCTGGCGAGCGGCGCGCGCGAGCGGCTCGAGTACGTGTTGCCTCACGTCGCGCCGTCGGGAATCACCGGGGCGCCGGCCGTGAGTCGCACCATCGCGCGGGCGGACGTGGCGCGCATCGGCGAAGCGGCGGTGCGCGCGATCGACGCGGAGCCGCACGGCGCCTACTTCGTCGACATGAAGGAGGGCGCCGACGGGATTCCGCGGGTCACCGAGATCAACGCGGGTCGGTGCGGCACGACCGTACACTTCTATACCGAGGCCGGCTGCAACTTCCCGTGGCTGCTGGTGCGTATCGCGCTCGGGCTTCCCGTCGAGCCGGGCGCGAACGTGGTCGAACCCGACCTGTACTGGGTGCGCACGCTCGACTGCGGGCCGGTGCTCGTGCGCGGCGATGCCGGGTTCGACGACTTCGGGGGGCCGCCGTGATCCCCCGTGCGGTGGTGTTCGACCTCGACGGCACGCTGGTCGACCTCGACGTCGACATGGCGGCGGCGCGGTCGCGGCTTCGCGCGCTGTTTGCGCCGCTCGGCTTCGACGCGCCGTTTCGGCCGGTGCTGGCCCACATCGAGGAGGCGGCGGCGGTGGCCGGCGGCGGCGCGGACCGGGCCGCATGGCGGGCGCGGGCGCTGGCCATCCTCGACGACGCCGAGTGCGCGGGCGCGCCGCGCGCGGTCGCCCGACCCGGCGCGCGACAGGTCGTGGCCGAGCTGCAGCGGCGCGGGTGGCCGCTCGGCATCGTTACGGACAACGGGCGCGCCTGCGTCGGCCCCGCGCTGGCGGCGGCCGGGTTGGACGCGGGCGGGTTCGCGGCCGTGGTCACCCGCGACGACGTGGCGCGGCCCAAGCCGGACCCCGCCGGGGTGATCGCAGCGGCGCGCGCCGTGGTGCCCGCCGGGGGCGTGCTGTGGTACGTCGGCGACAGCCCGCGCGACGCGGCGGCCGCCCGGCGTGCGCGCACCGAGCTGGCGGGAGTCGACGTGCGCATCGCCGGCGTGCTCGGAGGGCGCGGGTCGGCGGCGGAACTGGCGGCGGCCGGCGCCGACGCGATCCTCGACGAGCTTGCCCAACTCATGGAGCGTGCCCTGTGA
- a CDS encoding prepilin-type N-terminal cleavage/methylation domain-containing protein, whose product MIMNAWRRRGMPSAGNGLCTRPARMGPERGLTLVELMVVVAIIGVLAGLAVFMYTKSVEDVEASEVHDVFAEIRTKQEQYHVENGTYLSLSADENDLCCGATKNNPGDLSSAPSSWTQLRLDFQRGALRCNYAVVAGAAGDSTGIGTKGSQILPDPPPTDWWYGIAECPSNGKTYYTRHNEHRVIEY is encoded by the coding sequence ATGATCATGAACGCATGGAGGCGCAGGGGGATGCCTTCCGCGGGGAACGGTCTTTGCACGAGACCGGCGCGCATGGGGCCGGAACGCGGACTGACGCTCGTCGAGCTGATGGTCGTCGTCGCGATCATCGGCGTCCTCGCCGGCCTGGCGGTGTTCATGTACACGAAGTCGGTCGAGGACGTCGAGGCCAGCGAGGTCCACGACGTGTTCGCCGAGATCCGCACCAAACAGGAGCAATACCACGTCGAAAACGGCACCTACCTGTCGTTGAGCGCCGACGAAAACGACCTGTGCTGCGGCGCGACCAAGAACAACCCGGGCGACCTGTCGTCCGCTCCCTCGTCGTGGACGCAGCTGCGCCTGGACTTTCAGCGCGGCGCGTTGCGCTGCAACTACGCCGTCGTCGCCGGCGCGGCGGGAGACAGCACCGGCATCGGCACCAAGGGCAGCCAGATCCTGCCCGACCCGCCGCCGACCGACTGGTGGTACGGCATCGCCGAGTGCCCGTCCAACGGCAAGACCTACTACACCCGGCACAACGAGCACCGGGTCATCGAGTACTGA
- a CDS encoding sigma-54-dependent Fis family transcriptional regulator, translated as MGSILVVDDERSMRDFLAICLEREGHEVATAATAAEALAAATAQPPDVIVTDLKMPGDLDGIGLIEAARERGIDAEVIVVTAFATPETAIAALKKGAYDYLTKPFKVDEINVVIGRALEKRALVRENLALREAVESRHRFASLLSKSPQMQRVFDLVRKIHSTRTSVLITGESGTGKELVARALHSEGARKHGPFVAINCGAIPPDLLESELFGHVRGAFTGAVDDKPGLFEAADGGTLFLDEVGELPAALQVKLLRVLQERRVKPVGATREREIDVRVVAATNRDLEEEVARGAFRQDLYYRLNVIEIRLPPLRQRREDIPMLVDHFVRRFAAEQNKRIAGVSKEAMRRLQAYDYPGNVRELENVIERAVALSDRRIEVDALPDFASQPRLGVADGQAAALPADGIDLDAVLRDYERQLIERALAHTGGNRKRAAELLGISFRSLRYRLSKLGIGPADDDM; from the coding sequence ATGGGGTCGATCCTGGTCGTCGACGACGAGAGGTCGATGCGCGACTTCCTCGCGATCTGTCTGGAGCGCGAGGGACACGAGGTTGCGACGGCCGCGACCGCGGCGGAGGCGTTGGCCGCGGCGACGGCGCAGCCGCCCGACGTCATCGTCACCGATCTCAAGATGCCCGGCGACCTCGACGGCATCGGCCTGATCGAAGCGGCGCGCGAGCGGGGCATCGACGCCGAGGTGATCGTCGTGACCGCATTCGCCACCCCCGAGACCGCGATCGCGGCGCTCAAGAAGGGCGCGTACGACTACCTCACCAAGCCGTTCAAAGTCGACGAGATCAACGTCGTGATCGGCCGCGCGCTCGAAAAGCGCGCCCTCGTCCGCGAAAACCTCGCGCTGCGCGAGGCGGTCGAGAGCCGGCACCGGTTCGCGTCGCTGCTGTCGAAGAGCCCGCAGATGCAGCGCGTGTTCGACCTCGTCCGCAAGATCCACTCGACGCGAACGAGCGTCCTGATCACCGGCGAGAGCGGCACGGGCAAGGAACTCGTCGCGCGGGCGCTGCACAGCGAGGGCGCGCGCAAACACGGGCCGTTCGTCGCGATCAACTGCGGCGCGATTCCGCCCGACCTGCTCGAGTCGGAGCTGTTCGGCCACGTGCGCGGCGCGTTCACCGGCGCGGTCGACGACAAGCCCGGGCTGTTCGAAGCCGCCGACGGCGGCACGTTGTTCCTCGACGAGGTGGGCGAGCTGCCCGCGGCGCTGCAAGTCAAGCTGTTGCGCGTCCTGCAGGAGCGCCGCGTCAAGCCGGTCGGGGCGACGCGCGAGCGCGAGATCGACGTCCGCGTGGTCGCGGCCACCAACCGCGACCTCGAGGAGGAGGTCGCGCGCGGTGCGTTCCGCCAGGACCTGTACTACCGGCTCAACGTCATCGAGATCCGCCTGCCGCCGCTGCGCCAGCGGCGCGAGGACATCCCGATGCTCGTCGACCACTTCGTGCGGCGCTTCGCCGCCGAGCAGAACAAGCGCATCGCCGGCGTCTCCAAGGAGGCGATGCGCCGCCTGCAGGCCTACGACTACCCGGGCAACGTTCGCGAGCTCGAGAACGTCATCGAGCGCGCCGTCGCGCTGTCGGACCGGCGCATCGAAGTCGACGCGCTGCCCGATTTCGCCAGCCAGCCGCGCCTCGGCGTCGCCGACGGCCAGGCCGCCGCGCTGCCGGCCGACGGCATCGACCTGGACGCGGTGCTGCGCGACTACGAGCGCCAGCTCATCGAGCGCGCGCTCGCGCATACCGGTGGGAACCGCAAGCGCGCCGCCGAGTTGCTCGGGATCAGCTTCCGGTCGCTGCGGTACCGGCTGTCCAAGCTGGGCATCGGGCCGGCGGACGACGACATGTAG